In Nostoc sp. CENA543, a single genomic region encodes these proteins:
- a CDS encoding alkaline phosphatase — MESHHPLKLNRRRFLLNSAVTAGGIITTNVLSKSPVFGQAPAIITSDKMRPTIPYGVATGDITSNNVVIWSKSDRASRMIVEYSTNPSFSSVQRVLGPQALGNTDFTARLNLRNLPPNQQIFYRVLFQDLNQDTYSEPVNGSFRTPAITNRDILFVWGGDTAGQGWGINPEFGGMRIYETMRQLQPDFFVHCGDTIYADNPISAQVTLDDGSIWKNITTEEKSKVAETLKEFRGNYQYNLLDENVKRFNAEVPMLAQWDDHEVTNNWYPGEILTDARYAVKDVNLLVQRARQAFLEYMPIGYTTNNTEQARIYRAFNYGPLLDIFMLDERTYRGRNTPNNQPVPGPDTDMLGSKQIQWIKRQLLTSKATWKVISSDMPLGLIVRDGSTDFEAWANADNGIPLGRELEIADLLRFIKQQNIKNVVWITADVHYAAAHYYDPNKAQFQDFRPFWEFVAGPLHAGTFGPNQLENTFGPQLIFQSLPLGTRANRPPSAGLQFFGAVKINGVTKVMTVSIRDLAGQVLYSVDLPPEA; from the coding sequence ATGGAATCTCATCATCCTTTAAAGCTAAATCGCCGCCGATTTTTGCTCAATTCAGCAGTAACAGCAGGTGGAATTATCACCACAAATGTTTTATCGAAATCTCCAGTTTTTGGACAAGCACCAGCAATTATTACCTCCGATAAAATGCGTCCTACAATACCCTATGGTGTAGCGACTGGGGATATTACTAGTAATAATGTGGTGATTTGGAGTAAGAGCGATCGCGCCTCCAGAATGATCGTAGAATATTCCACAAACCCCTCTTTTAGTAGTGTGCAGCGTGTTTTAGGGCCTCAAGCTTTAGGAAACACAGACTTTACAGCCAGATTAAACTTAAGAAATCTACCACCCAACCAACAAATTTTTTATCGGGTGCTGTTCCAAGATTTAAATCAAGATACCTATAGTGAACCTGTAAACGGTAGCTTTCGCACTCCCGCTATTACCAATAGAGACATACTATTTGTTTGGGGTGGAGATACCGCCGGTCAAGGATGGGGTATAAATCCTGAATTTGGCGGGATGAGAATTTACGAAACTATGCGCCAACTCCAACCCGACTTTTTTGTCCATTGCGGTGATACGATTTACGCTGATAACCCAATTTCTGCACAAGTAACCCTAGATGATGGTAGCATCTGGAAAAATATCACCACAGAAGAAAAATCGAAAGTTGCAGAAACACTCAAAGAATTTCGTGGGAACTATCAATACAACTTACTAGATGAAAATGTGAAGCGGTTTAACGCCGAAGTTCCCATGTTGGCACAATGGGACGACCACGAAGTGACTAATAACTGGTACCCTGGGGAAATCCTTACTGATGCCCGTTATGCAGTTAAGGATGTGAACTTGCTAGTGCAAAGAGCAAGACAAGCCTTTTTAGAATATATGCCCATTGGCTATACAACCAATAACACCGAGCAAGCGAGAATTTATCGCGCCTTTAATTATGGCCCTTTGTTAGATATTTTCATGCTCGATGAACGCACCTATAGAGGACGAAATACTCCCAATAATCAACCAGTACCCGGCCCAGATACTGATATGCTGGGTAGCAAACAAATACAATGGATTAAACGTCAACTGCTCACATCTAAAGCTACATGGAAAGTTATTTCCAGTGATATGCCGCTAGGATTAATAGTGCGGGATGGTAGCACAGACTTTGAGGCTTGGGCTAACGCTGACAACGGCATACCTTTAGGGAGAGAATTAGAAATTGCTGATTTACTGCGGTTTATCAAACAGCAGAATATCAAAAACGTAGTGTGGATAACTGCTGATGTTCATTATGCAGCAGCCCACTATTACGACCCCAATAAAGCGCAGTTTCAAGACTTCAGACCTTTTTGGGAATTTGTCGCCGGGCCTCTCCACGCTGGGACATTCGGGCCGAACCAATTAGAAAATACTTTTGGGCCACAGTTGATTTTCCAAAGCCTTCCCCTGGGTACAAGAGCAAATCGACCCCCAAGTGCAGGTTTACAATTCTTTGGTGCGGTTAAAATCAATGGTGTCACCAAAGTGATGACCGTATCAATACGTGATTTAGCTGGACAAGTTCTATACAGTGTAGATTTACCACCAGAAGCTTAG
- a CDS encoding FkbM family methyltransferase: MQKVEYRINRLAGQLRLKIREFTKPQIVEIAGIKLPIPPNISRGPLEALYAGYYEASELKIIQANLEKHDRVMELGTGLGLLASYCAQKLGSDNVFTYEANPALEPFIRQTFAVNNVNPHFHNCLLGETPGMQDFYVAKSFWSSSTIQRKPDDQKIQVPVISFNQEMQIIDPTFLILDIEGGEYELFKYANLHNVRKICIELHSHILGSEKTKFVESKLADQGFYLDPKKRYVNELLFIR; this comes from the coding sequence ATGCAAAAAGTAGAGTATCGAATCAACAGGTTAGCTGGTCAGTTAAGGCTCAAAATCAGAGAATTTACCAAACCACAGATTGTGGAAATTGCTGGTATTAAGTTGCCTATTCCACCCAACATCAGTCGAGGGCCACTAGAAGCCCTCTATGCCGGTTATTATGAAGCGTCTGAGTTAAAAATCATTCAAGCCAATTTAGAAAAACATGATCGAGTCATGGAACTGGGAACTGGTTTAGGTTTATTGGCCAGTTACTGCGCGCAAAAATTAGGTTCGGATAATGTATTTACCTATGAAGCAAATCCAGCCTTAGAACCTTTTATCCGACAGACTTTTGCGGTAAATAATGTCAATCCCCATTTCCATAATTGCTTGTTAGGTGAAACTCCAGGAATGCAAGATTTTTATGTTGCTAAAAGCTTTTGGTCTTCTTCAACTATTCAACGCAAACCTGATGATCAAAAGATTCAAGTCCCTGTAATTAGCTTCAATCAAGAGATGCAAATAATTGACCCAACTTTTCTGATTCTCGATATTGAAGGTGGTGAATATGAATTATTTAAATATGCCAATTTACACAATGTACGCAAAATATGTATTGAACTGCATTCCCATATTCTAGGATCAGAAAAAACTAAATTCGTGGAGAGTAAATTAGCTGATCAAGGTTTTTATCTTGATCCTAAAAAACGCTATGTCAACGAATTATTATTTATTCGCTAA
- a CDS encoding PEP-CTERM sorting domain-containing protein, whose translation MKLWKNLVLATASLAVGLSAVNIETASAAIVNYAFTVESSIKTGKGFFSFDDETFSDSIFPGTVVKSLSFQFDGDINVYTEQDDIAYPDFPMVYLVSSSNGKPSVELSYFFFDKTNPAEFYYEIVGEDLTILDANFQNTEIGFGKVTYTKVPEPATVFGAVVVLGTSLIINKKSRLLKQ comes from the coding sequence ATGAAATTGTGGAAAAATTTAGTTTTAGCTACTGCTAGCCTGGCTGTAGGGCTTTCTGCTGTTAATATTGAAACCGCATCTGCGGCGATTGTGAACTATGCTTTCACTGTTGAAAGTTCTATCAAAACTGGTAAAGGATTTTTTAGTTTTGATGATGAAACTTTCAGCGATAGTATTTTTCCAGGAACAGTAGTTAAGTCCTTATCTTTCCAATTTGACGGCGACATTAATGTTTACACAGAACAAGATGATATTGCCTATCCTGATTTTCCTATGGTATATTTAGTGTCTTCTAGCAATGGTAAGCCATCTGTAGAATTAAGTTATTTCTTCTTTGATAAAACTAATCCGGCTGAATTTTATTATGAAATTGTGGGAGAAGATTTGACAATTTTAGATGCTAATTTTCAAAATACTGAAATTGGTTTTGGTAAGGTAACTTATACAAAAGTACCTGAACCTGCTACTGTGTTTGGTGCTGTCGTTGTTCTAGGTACTAGTTTGATTATCAATAAAAAATCAAGATTGCTCAAACAATAA
- a CDS encoding AI-2E family transporter gives MQSLNKLPRWLTVGLAFPVVILNGWLLLQVVQYFQPLVSVFASAVLLAFVLDYPIQFFQSRGVKRNLAIGGVLLLAVVILVALGLTLVPLIIEQLNELVNILPNWIDSGSQQLDAFQNWIATQTLPVNLSSLFTQLIERLSNQLQAVTGKILGLAFDTIGVVVNVLLTVVLTIYMVLNGDRLWDGLYQWFPTNIGVKVRQLLREDFHNYFIGQATLGAILAVTVTLAFVALRIPLALLFGIGIGFFSLFPFGTGIGITIVSLLVALENFWLGVEVLGVAVAIDQINSNFVAPRILGNLTGLNPVWVVVSLLLGAKLGGVLGLLVAIPTASFIKDITDSWRTGEFEQADNVSSDSAKVTGEVVITHK, from the coding sequence ATGCAATCATTAAATAAATTGCCACGATGGTTAACTGTGGGGCTGGCGTTTCCTGTTGTGATTCTTAACGGTTGGTTATTACTTCAGGTTGTGCAGTATTTTCAACCCTTGGTGAGTGTTTTTGCATCGGCTGTACTGCTGGCTTTTGTTTTAGATTATCCCATCCAATTTTTTCAAAGCCGTGGGGTGAAACGTAACTTGGCGATTGGTGGGGTGTTATTGTTGGCTGTGGTGATTTTAGTGGCTTTAGGTCTGACTTTAGTTCCACTGATTATTGAACAGCTCAATGAATTAGTGAATATTTTGCCTAATTGGATTGATTCTGGCTCACAACAGCTTGACGCTTTCCAAAATTGGATTGCTACCCAAACTTTACCTGTAAATTTGAGTAGTTTATTCACACAACTGATAGAAAGATTGTCTAATCAATTACAGGCTGTCACTGGCAAAATTTTGGGTTTGGCGTTCGATACTATCGGTGTGGTGGTAAATGTGCTGCTGACGGTAGTGCTGACTATTTATATGGTATTAAATGGCGATCGCTTGTGGGATGGTCTCTACCAGTGGTTTCCTACAAACATCGGTGTGAAAGTCCGCCAACTACTGCGGGAGGATTTCCATAATTACTTTATTGGTCAGGCAACGTTAGGCGCAATATTAGCGGTAACAGTCACTTTGGCGTTCGTCGCTTTGCGAATTCCTCTAGCGTTATTATTCGGTATTGGTATCGGTTTTTTCTCCCTATTTCCCTTTGGTACAGGTATCGGGATTACTATTGTTAGTTTATTGGTTGCTTTAGAAAACTTTTGGCTAGGCGTGGAAGTTTTGGGAGTAGCTGTAGCTATTGACCAAATTAACTCTAACTTTGTTGCACCTCGAATTCTCGGTAACTTGACTGGCTTAAATCCGGTTTGGGTTGTAGTTTCTTTACTATTAGGTGCGAAATTAGGCGGCGTTTTAGGTTTATTAGTGGCTATCCCCACAGCTAGTTTTATTAAAGATATAACTGATTCATGGCGGACTGGAGAATTTGAGCAAGCAGATAACGTATCATCAGATTCAGCAAAAGTTACAGGTGAAGTAGTCATCACCCATAAATAA
- a CDS encoding NUDIX hydrolase, whose translation MNNEQVHVAIAILYRDNKFLMQLRDDIPNIPYPGHWALFGGHIEPGETPAEAVQREILEEIAYKLPSFSEFGCYPSETVVRHVFHAPLLVELHQLELNEGADMALVTPEDIHAGKAYSQNLGEVKPLGSVVQKILLDFMGK comes from the coding sequence ATGAATAACGAACAAGTCCATGTAGCGATCGCTATTCTTTATCGAGACAATAAATTTTTAATGCAGCTGCGGGATGATATTCCGAATATTCCCTATCCTGGTCACTGGGCGTTGTTTGGTGGTCACATCGAACCAGGAGAAACACCAGCAGAAGCGGTACAAAGAGAAATTTTAGAAGAAATCGCTTACAAACTCCCCTCATTCTCTGAATTTGGTTGTTATCCTAGTGAGACAGTTGTCCGTCATGTTTTTCATGCGCCTTTGCTAGTGGAATTGCATCAGCTAGAGTTAAATGAAGGGGCGGATATGGCTTTAGTAACACCAGAAGATATTCACGCAGGTAAAGCTTATTCTCAAAATCTAGGTGAAGTAAAACCTCTAGGGTCTGTAGTCCAGAAAATTTTATTAGACTTTATGGGGAAATAG
- a CDS encoding NUDIX hydrolase, translating to MSRKVSKIFKQSGVIPYRIRNGRVEILLISTSDRQRWGMPKGGIVNGMTPPASAAKEAWEEAGVIGQVESNKLGTYKYRKRGKVYRVKMYLLPVEIVSSNYPEAKKRYRRWLDAKQAMKLMKKAALKRILKGIIQTKKRACAS from the coding sequence ATGAGCCGAAAAGTTAGCAAAATCTTCAAGCAGTCTGGTGTCATTCCCTATCGTATCAGAAATGGCAGAGTAGAAATACTACTGATTTCGACAAGCGATCGCCAACGTTGGGGAATGCCAAAAGGAGGAATTGTCAACGGTATGACCCCACCAGCTTCAGCTGCTAAAGAAGCCTGGGAAGAAGCAGGAGTAATTGGTCAAGTCGAGTCCAATAAATTAGGTACTTATAAATATCGCAAACGAGGCAAGGTCTACCGCGTCAAAATGTATTTATTACCGGTGGAGATTGTCAGTAGTAATTATCCCGAAGCTAAAAAAAGATATCGACGCTGGCTAGATGCCAAACAAGCCATGAAACTGATGAAAAAAGCTGCTCTTAAACGTATATTAAAAGGAATCATCCAGACAAAAAAGCGAGCTTGTGCTTCTTAG
- a CDS encoding AAA family ATPase, whose translation MVRIFETQLPGYIIKDEIYSGTRTVVYRGMREQDQKPVVIKLMRVEYPSFHELLQFRNQYVIAKNLALPGIIQPYGLETYHNGYALVMEDFGGISLKEWGIEQSNTQLIANFLPVAIQIADIIHQLHNNIGDGSNLRVIHKDIKPANILINPQTKQVKLIDFSIASLLPREIQEIQSVHVLEGTLAYLSPEQTGRMNRGIDYRTDFYSLGVTFYEMLTGKLPFHTDDPIELVHAHLAKLATPPHQINPHIPIVISQIITKLMAKNAEERYQSALGLKYDLETCCQQFTTIGEIPEFPIAKRDICNRFIIPEKLYGREREVQILLDAFARVAHGTSELMLVAGFSGIGKTAVVNEVHKPIVKQRGYFIKGKFDQFNRNIPFSAFVQAFRNLMGQLLTEPDAVVQKWQDKILAALGESGQLIIEVIPELELIIGEQKAVPELSGSAAQNRFNLLLQKFIQVFTSPEHPLVIFLDDLQWADSASLHLINLLISNINNGYLLLIGAYRDNEVTPAHPLMLTLAKIQEKTPRIHTITLNNLSYLKLNQLLADTLGCAEDSSWSLSQLVYQKTQGNPFFTTQFLKALHQDGLIEFNSFEGCWQCDISQINQQALTDDVVEFMGIQLRKLPPSTQQVLKLAACIGNHFDLQVLAIVSEQSVIETAACLWNGLQEGLILPQNDIYKFYVGDVNQLATHETSEIVTYKFLHDRVQQAAYALIPESQKQLTHLKIGQLLLKNTSPEALEASIFEIVGQLNQGIYIITQQAEKYNLARLNLIAGRKAKASTAYTSAVKYLSYGVELLALNSWETHYRLTFSLYRELAECEYLTGNLNQAEKLFDLVLNHTQDKFDKADIYAVQMYLKMTQGENIQAACEAGLQGLSVMGMQLPSTITEQQSAIEIELEKLNNQLAQIQPAALFNLPEMTDPVNKVCISLLADLWAATYMAGHQNLAALSSLLMINLSLKYGNAPASGFAYCLYGMSLANQGDYATAYEFGELGLKLDHHFNSTKFIHKTNNIFAHTINPYNRHLRTNLVVSEQAYQNSREAGDVVFGVWAVSFLIWAMLIKGDRLADVYAETEKYLSYVQQVNDVNMLYAFTLQRQFLLNLQDSTQKTDLLSDRHGQEVPYIDVWRQKQNFEHGINWYCFLKLQLAYLYGSYADGVAAALEAQKTLPANAGFFPIIQYHFYYPLCLAGLCETATPEAKQEYWVTLQQQQQIIKKWADNCPENFQHRYLLLSAEMLKISGRAIEAIDLYDRAINEAKTNAYIQEEAIANELAAKFYLEWGKEKVAAGYMQEAYYCYARWGALSKVNDLEKRYPQLLQPILQQRQLNLNPLETIADFSLTRTSSSTRNSNSSNNNLAHALDFTSILKAAQAISSSIELDQLLISLTRIILENSGAKKTALILPQENTWQVRAITYSGTDVETILDTQPVDTCAGIPKQLIYYVKNTQETVVIDNLRTDIPGVIGEYMHFVQPKSVLCMPILNQGNLIGILYLENQLTQGVFTSDRLVVLNFLCSQAAISLENARLHALEREKSEHLEQSQRRLQLIIQETSIVIIEWNTDFELQAWNPAAEKVFGYQAAEIIGKSLRCIIPEEYHVYVDDVRDKILAQRGGTHAINENLTKDGRRIICEWFNAPMFNSEGEVCGGVSMAVDITDRQQAEAALQQKSQELEQALQNLQQAQLQIIQNEKMSALGNLVAGVAHEINNPVGFIKGNIQPAYEGVRDLFALLKLYEDKFPHPGEEIELERENIDLEYLREDLPKLICSMQEGVQRIREISNSLRIFSRADSDNKVAFNIHDGLDSTILILKHRLKANENRPAITVVKNYGQLPQIDCFPGQLNQVFMNLLANAIDALEESNTERSFADIKAHPNVITITTKMSDDQKHAIISIQDNGLGISPELQEKIFDHLYTTKIVGKGTGLGLAIARQIIVEKHQGTIAVNSAPNQGAEFIITLPK comes from the coding sequence ATGGTCAGGATATTTGAGACTCAGCTCCCTGGTTATATCATCAAAGACGAAATTTACTCAGGTACACGCACAGTAGTTTACCGAGGAATGCGGGAGCAAGACCAAAAACCTGTGGTGATTAAGCTCATGCGTGTAGAATACCCTAGTTTTCACGAACTCTTACAATTTCGCAACCAGTATGTGATTGCGAAGAATCTCGCTTTACCTGGTATTATTCAACCCTATGGCTTAGAAACTTACCATAATGGCTATGCTCTAGTCATGGAAGATTTTGGCGGTATATCCCTCAAAGAATGGGGAATAGAACAAAGCAATACTCAATTAATTGCCAATTTTTTACCAGTGGCCATTCAGATTGCAGATATCATCCACCAACTACATAATAATATTGGCGACGGGTCAAACCTGCGTGTGATTCATAAAGATATTAAACCAGCCAATATTTTAATTAACCCACAAACTAAACAAGTAAAACTCATAGATTTTAGTATCGCTTCTTTACTACCAAGAGAAATACAAGAAATTCAAAGTGTTCATGTTTTAGAAGGAACTCTCGCCTATTTATCGCCAGAACAAACTGGACGCATGAATCGAGGTATTGATTATCGCACTGACTTTTATTCCTTGGGGGTGACTTTTTATGAAATGTTAACTGGAAAATTACCTTTCCATACTGATGACCCCATCGAATTAGTTCACGCCCACCTAGCAAAATTAGCCACCCCACCGCATCAAATCAACCCTCATATTCCAATAGTAATTTCCCAAATTATTACCAAACTCATGGCGAAAAATGCTGAGGAACGATATCAAAGTGCGCTGGGGTTAAAATATGATTTAGAAACTTGTTGTCAGCAATTTACAACCATAGGAGAAATCCCTGAATTTCCTATAGCTAAAAGAGATATTTGTAACCGCTTTATTATTCCCGAAAAGCTCTATGGACGAGAACGGGAAGTACAAATATTACTTGATGCTTTTGCTAGAGTTGCTCATGGCACATCAGAATTAATGTTAGTTGCAGGATTTTCCGGTATCGGTAAAACCGCAGTTGTCAATGAAGTTCATAAACCTATTGTCAAACAACGTGGTTACTTTATTAAGGGAAAGTTTGATCAGTTTAATCGCAATATTCCTTTTTCTGCATTTGTGCAAGCATTTCGTAATCTGATGGGGCAATTATTAACAGAACCAGATGCAGTAGTTCAAAAATGGCAAGATAAAATCCTAGCAGCATTAGGAGAAAGTGGTCAATTAATCATTGAGGTGATTCCTGAATTAGAATTGATTATTGGTGAGCAAAAAGCAGTACCAGAGTTGTCGGGTAGTGCGGCTCAAAATAGATTTAATTTATTATTGCAAAAATTTATTCAAGTTTTCACCAGCCCAGAACATCCCCTAGTAATATTTTTAGATGACTTACAATGGGCTGATTCTGCGTCTCTACATCTGATAAATTTATTAATCAGTAATATCAATAATGGTTATTTATTATTAATTGGTGCCTATAGAGATAATGAAGTAACACCAGCCCATCCCTTGATGTTAACTTTAGCTAAGATCCAGGAAAAAACTCCCAGAATTCACACAATTACCTTGAATAATCTCAGCTATTTGAAACTCAATCAACTATTAGCTGATACATTAGGTTGTGCTGAAGATTCCTCCTGGTCTTTGTCACAATTAGTCTATCAAAAAACTCAGGGTAATCCTTTTTTTACTACCCAATTTCTCAAAGCACTACACCAAGATGGATTGATTGAATTTAACTCATTTGAGGGATGTTGGCAATGTGACATTAGCCAAATAAATCAGCAAGCACTGACAGATGATGTGGTAGAGTTTATGGGTATACAATTGCGAAAGCTACCACCATCAACGCAACAAGTCCTCAAATTGGCGGCTTGCATTGGTAATCATTTTGATTTGCAAGTCCTCGCCATTGTTTCGGAACAGTCAGTCATAGAAACTGCTGCTTGTCTATGGAATGGCTTGCAAGAAGGTTTAATTCTACCCCAAAATGACATCTATAAATTTTATGTTGGGGATGTTAATCAACTAGCTACTCATGAAACTTCTGAGATTGTTACATATAAATTCCTCCATGATAGAGTGCAGCAAGCAGCCTATGCTTTAATCCCTGAATCTCAAAAGCAGTTGACTCACTTAAAGATTGGACAGTTACTCTTAAAAAATACATCTCCAGAAGCATTAGAAGCCAGTATTTTTGAGATTGTAGGTCAGTTAAATCAGGGGATTTATATCATCACCCAACAAGCAGAAAAATATAATTTAGCCCGGTTAAACTTAATAGCAGGGAGGAAAGCTAAAGCCTCTACTGCTTACACTTCTGCTGTTAAATACTTAAGTTATGGTGTGGAATTATTAGCCCTAAATAGTTGGGAAACTCACTATAGACTTACCTTTAGTTTATATCGAGAATTAGCTGAGTGTGAATATTTGACTGGCAATTTAAACCAAGCAGAAAAGCTATTTGATTTAGTCCTGAATCATACTCAAGATAAGTTTGACAAAGCAGATATTTATGCTGTGCAAATGTATTTGAAAATGACTCAGGGGGAAAATATTCAAGCGGCTTGTGAAGCAGGATTACAAGGTTTGAGTGTGATGGGGATGCAATTACCATCCACTATTACAGAACAACAATCTGCTATCGAAATTGAACTAGAAAAATTAAACAATCAACTAGCCCAAATTCAGCCAGCAGCTTTATTTAATTTACCTGAGATGACAGACCCAGTTAACAAGGTTTGTATCAGCCTTTTAGCTGACCTTTGGGCGGCTACTTATATGGCGGGTCATCAAAATCTAGCTGCACTCAGTTCCCTATTAATGATTAATTTATCATTAAAATATGGCAATGCTCCTGCCTCTGGTTTTGCTTACTGTCTTTATGGGATGAGTTTAGCCAATCAAGGAGATTATGCAACTGCTTATGAATTTGGAGAATTAGGATTAAAACTGGATCACCATTTTAATAGCACTAAGTTTATACACAAAACTAATAATATCTTTGCACATACAATTAACCCCTATAATCGGCACTTGCGAACAAATTTAGTGGTATCTGAGCAAGCATATCAAAACAGCCGAGAAGCAGGGGATGTGGTGTTTGGTGTCTGGGCGGTTTCGTTTTTAATTTGGGCGATGTTAATTAAAGGCGATCGCCTCGCGGATGTTTACGCTGAAACGGAGAAGTATCTGAGTTATGTGCAGCAAGTAAACGATGTGAATATGCTGTATGCTTTTACATTACAGCGACAGTTCCTCTTAAATCTGCAAGACTCTACTCAGAAGACTGACTTATTGAGCGATCGCCACGGACAGGAAGTACCATACATAGATGTTTGGCGACAAAAACAGAACTTTGAACACGGAATTAACTGGTACTGTTTTCTGAAACTACAACTTGCATACCTTTATGGAAGTTATGCGGATGGTGTTGCAGCTGCATTAGAAGCGCAGAAAACCTTACCTGCTAACGCGGGGTTTTTCCCGATTATTCAATACCATTTCTACTATCCCTTATGTTTAGCAGGACTATGTGAAACAGCGACACCAGAAGCAAAGCAAGAATATTGGGTAACTTTACAACAACAGCAGCAAATTATCAAAAAATGGGCTGATAACTGCCCAGAAAACTTTCAACATCGATATTTGTTGTTGTCTGCGGAAATGCTGAAAATTTCTGGTAGAGCTATTGAAGCTATAGATTTATACGATCGCGCCATTAATGAAGCTAAAACTAACGCATACATTCAAGAAGAGGCGATCGCTAATGAACTGGCTGCCAAGTTTTATTTAGAATGGGGCAAAGAGAAAGTAGCCGCAGGCTATATGCAGGAAGCTTACTACTGCTATGCTCGTTGGGGAGCTTTAAGCAAGGTGAATGATTTAGAGAAACGCTATCCCCAACTGTTGCAACCAATTTTGCAGCAACGACAACTCAACCTCAACCCACTAGAAACCATTGCTGATTTTAGCTTAACTCGTACTTCTTCATCTACCCGTAATTCCAATAGTAGCAACAACAATCTGGCTCATGCTCTCGATTTTACTTCTATTCTCAAGGCAGCTCAAGCCATCTCCAGTTCCATCGAATTGGATCAACTCCTCATCAGTCTCACCCGAATTATTTTAGAAAACTCTGGTGCTAAGAAAACTGCGTTAATTTTGCCCCAAGAAAATACTTGGCAAGTGAGAGCAATTACTTATTCTGGAACTGATGTTGAAACTATTTTAGATACACAACCAGTAGATACTTGTGCAGGTATCCCCAAACAACTGATTTATTACGTTAAAAATACCCAAGAAACAGTAGTAATTGACAATTTACGTACTGATATTCCTGGGGTAATTGGCGAATATATGCACTTTGTCCAGCCCAAGAGTGTACTATGTATGCCAATTCTCAACCAAGGGAATTTAATAGGGATTTTGTACCTAGAAAATCAACTAACTCAAGGGGTATTTACCAGCGATCGCTTAGTTGTATTAAATTTCCTCTGTAGCCAAGCCGCCATTTCTCTAGAAAATGCCCGACTCCACGCACTCGAACGGGAGAAATCTGAACATCTAGAACAATCTCAAAGAAGATTACAACTCATCATTCAAGAAACATCTATTGTTATTATTGAGTGGAATACTGATTTTGAATTGCAAGCTTGGAATCCCGCCGCAGAAAAAGTGTTTGGTTATCAAGCAGCAGAAATTATTGGTAAGAGTTTACGGTGCATCATTCCTGAAGAGTATCATGTCTATGTAGATGATGTGAGAGACAAAATTTTAGCTCAACGTGGGGGAACTCACGCCATTAATGAAAACTTGACTAAGGATGGCCGACGAATTATTTGTGAGTGGTTTAATGCCCCGATGTTTAACTCTGAGGGTGAGGTTTGTGGTGGTGTTTCAATGGCTGTAGATATAACTGATCGTCAACAAGCTGAAGCAGCTTTACAGCAAAAATCACAAGAACTAGAACAAGCTTTGCAAAACCTCCAACAAGCACAATTACAGATTATTCAAAATGAAAAGATGTCAGCTTTAGGTAATCTTGTAGCTGGTGTAGCTCACGAAATTAATAATCCTGTAGGTTTTATTAAAGGTAATATTCAACCTGCATATGAAGGGGTACGAGATTTATTTGCTCTACTGAAACTTTACGAAGATAAATTTCCCCATCCTGGTGAAGAGATTGAGTTAGAAAGAGAGAACATTGATTTAGAATATCTCCGCGAAGACTTACCAAAATTAATTTGCTCGATGCAAGAAGGTGTGCAACGCATCCGCGAAATAAGTAACAGTTTACGCATTTTTTCCCGCGCTGATTCTGATAACAAAGTAGCTTTTAACATTCATGATGGCTTAGATAGTACAATTTTGATTCTCAAACATCGGCTTAAAGCTAACGAAAATCGCCCCGCAATTACAGTGGTGAAAAATTATGGTCAATTACCTCAAATAGATTGCTTTCCAGGACAATTAAATCAGGTCTTTATGAATTTATTAGCCAACGCTATCGATGCTCTAGAAGAGTCAAATACGGAACGGAGTTTTGCTGATATCAAAGCTCATCCCAATGTGATTACAATCACTACTAAAATGAGTGATGATCAAAAGCACGCAATTATTAGTATTCAAGATAATGGTTTAGGCATAAGTCCAGAATTACAAGAGAAGATTTTTGACCATCTTTATACTACGAAAATTGTCGGTAAAGGTACAGGCTTGGGATTAGCGATCGCCCGCCAAATCATTGTGGAAAAACATCAGGGAACTATAGCAGTGAATTCTGCACCAAACCAAGGAGCAGAATTTATCATTACATTACCAAAATAA